acatacatgcaggcaaaataccatacatataaaaaaaataaataaataaaattttaaactacatgcttggggagatggagagatagctcagcagttaagagcactgactgctcttccagaggacccaggtttgatttctagcacctacatggtggctcagaaccacctgtaaccagttccagggaatctgatgtcctcttatgGCCTTTGCAGATACTGAACATGTGttggtatatagacatacatgcaacaaaacacccatgcacataaaataaaaataaataaatatcaaagcaaaataaattacacagttgtttcattttaagaaagctcacggggttggggatttagctcagtggtagagcgcttgcctagcaagcacaaggccctgggttcagtcctcagctctggaaaattaaaacacaaacaaacaaaaaaaaaaaagaaagaaagaaagaagaaagagagaaaaaaagagagaaagaaacaaagaaagaaagaaagaaagctcactCTACCTACGTATCATGAATTGGGAGTAAATGGACTCCATAAAGTGAATGATCACAGGTTTGCTTTGAGCACTGAGGAGCTcctataattattataatttgatacagacaaaaaaaaaaccttacatgaGTCCTTTCACaaaagctgtggtgatatattgtgtaccctaataaacttgcctgagcatcagaggacagagccagccactagattagacataaaggtcaggcaatggtggtacacacccttaatcctatcactcaggaggcagagagccttctggatctctgtgagttcaaggccacactggaaacagagcgaggcagtggtggcacacacctttaatcccaggaagtgatgtctgggcggagaaaggtatataaggaaacaggaacttactctctttaggctgaggatcttgtagaggtaagaactagtggctggctgctctgcttctctgatctttcagctttcaccctgatatctggctttgggtttttcaTTAAAGGACCATCTTAGATTCCAACAACAAAGGTGGCTAATGTGAATGCTTCACCTGGACCAATGAAAGGATAGCCAGAAGGACTAGTAATAAGGGGAGATCCACTCACACTGCTTTCATACTCTCTCAACTTGGAAATCAAGTTCCTCTCGCTATcaaattcctcttctctccatttGGCAAGCAATGGCTCTCCCTGCATTTCCAGTGATGCTGAACTAACAAGGCTTTTGAATTTTTACTTTCCTGTGTTGTATGTCAGGACTTTGGCAACATCCTGGGAACAGTACAGCATGAGTCCATTTGCTGCTGCCGATGCTGCCAAGCCCCAGGAGCCAACTCTGGGGAACTTTCCCACAGTAAAGCCTTAGGTCATCCCAAGTGGTTTTCACTGGTTTGCAACCTGCTCTCAACACTTGTGTGTTGCAATGTAGGGACTGGGGGTCAAGGAAGGCTTCCCCAACATGCCGGAACACTTCGGTAGAACAATGGGCCTGACTGGCCCTGATACTCACACATTCAACCCTGTGAAACAAGAATGAACAAGACAGTCTAAGCTCACTCCCTTCCGCTTCAGTTCCTTTCAATTGCTGGTGCTATTAATGGCCGTGCTCATCAGCCCCTGCACGTCCCATTAGAAAGGTTCTCGCCACTCTGTCTGGCATGGAAGCCAGGCTCCTGGGATTAATGCTTGTTCAGCCTTGGAAATGTGACAGAAGTTGCCAATCTTGGTCTCTTAACCCCCATGGGGTAGCTGACAAACTCAACCAGAATTGGGCAAATTGAGGCTTCTACTCTATTTACCAGACAAACTGGTTTCCTTTCAAATTGACCAACAGATAAAGACAACTGACATCACCTCATGATCAGGAATAATGAGAGCATCAATGCAAATTATGGCTCTTAAGCTAAACAAAGCTTATCATGCTCAGGGAGACAAACCACCTACAGTACCTATGGTGAACTTCATGAGGGCCTGTTTGGGGTCCAAGATATAGTGCGACTCTTCTTTCACATCAACAATTGTGGCAAACTCCTTCACAGGAGCAGAGCTCGGTGCACCCAGTCTCTCTGCATATAACCAAAATAAATTGGAATCCAAAAGGTAGATATTCAGGGTCTTGTTGGTTCTGCAGCTCAGGCCTGTGAAGGTTGTGCTAGTGAGGCCCACTTCAGGAAAGTGGTACCTGTTCTCCTCAATGTGAGGAATGGAGCTCAGGGCAGTGGACTCACAGCTCTTCTCTAGGGAAGAGAATGCAATGGCCGGGGCTGTAAAGACATCCTGTTCAGAGTCAGTGAAGCTTGCCACGCCCCGGGATATGGTCCTGCAACATGCAGTGTAGTAGCTGAAAGGGCTGTAGGAGGTTAAAAAATTGCTGCATTCTATGCTGCCCGACACCACACGATAAAAGGTCTGCTCCTTGAGGTAGAACGAATCCAGAGCGGCTGCCATCTCGAAGAAGCTGCACTGTGGCACACTCACTGAGCTCGGCTTGGTACCACCCACTGTCTGGTTGACACACAGTTCACAGACATTGTGGGTCCTGGAGAGGGCTGGCCCCTGTGGCACCACCACCGTGTTACAGCAGGGGGACGCTGACATCAGCTGAACATCAGGCAGTGGAGCTGGCAGCTCTGGTGCCAGGGACTGGAACACAGGTGCCTCCACCCGCCGAAGGTGTTGAAGGAGGCGCTCCACTACCTGGTCCCCATGACAGTTATTGTACTCCAAGGCCACTTCGGTGATCTGAAAGACAGGGCAGGGCTGGTAAGAAACAGGACTACAGATATAGAGAAGGCAGCTTTGCTGCCTGGATGGCATCCCTAAGTCACAGGAAGAGCCCAGGCCAACACTGCCTCAAAGGAGAAGTGGTCATACCAAAACCCTTCTgctctagctgccctggaactcactctgtagaccagcctggcctcaaactcacagaactccagcctctgcctcctaagtgctggaattaaaggcgtgtgccacagaTCTATTTTTCACAACATGCCCCTCTATCAGCAAGCACTGAACCATTGTTCTGAATTAGAGGGTTCTAGAAATGCCTGCCCACCATAGATAAATGAAGTCCAGCCCATAAAACTGTTCAGCTCAGGGCTGTGTCCAGACCATTCAAAGAATCAGAACAGACTTGAACCCTCTTGCCTTCCAGGTGAATGTGCTTTCTTCACACCTTTAACATTTCCCTATGCTGTCCTTTTTCTCCATGTTTAGTAAGTCTGAAATCTTCCCAAATACGTGTAGATTTAAGTAATTTTACAGCACATACTCTCCCAAATATATTCATGCCTTCCAGATCACCAATCCAGCCTGTTCCCAACTGTCCATGCCCATCTTTCCTTTCTAGAGTACCTCTTCCCCTCCCTGTACCACTGTGACTGGGTCTCAGCATCATCAGGCTGGAGACCAGCTCATCCTCTACTTCTGTTCAGTCTGCTCAGGCCaccaccttcctcttccttccacaCTGATGTTTCCTTCTAAAGTACAACCCTAAGCATAACGGATGCTCCTTGGCCAAGTGATATTTGGTGGCTTTCTATTTATTACCTGTGGGATAAATACAGTCATACTCTGGCCCATTTGCCTTTCCAGGCTCATACTGCCCCCTTCAGACCAGACCAGGTCTTCTTATAGTGCTGCACCTTACTGATGCCTGGCCAGggaccctgcctcctcctccagctgtTGCTAAGACCCTCAAATTGGGAGACTGCTCAGGTAAAGGCCACCCCACTCTGAATGGCAAATGAACTAGTTTCTGCACGTCTAGTCCCTGACTCCTCCCATAACCTCAAAAACTTCTGCTAGAACATCTCTTTTCTTTACAAGTTTATGGATCCTCACTGATAGGACCAAGTTTGAGCACATGTGAACATATGGCTTTTCAGAGAAATGTGTACAATATCCTTTCTTGAAGAGAGCAACCACCTTACTCTCAATTTAGGTCATCTTCAGatactcagtgagttcaaagccagccagggctacatgaaactgtctcaaacaaacaaagaagtgtGTAAGTATGTATGAACCATTTAATGAATACACTTTCAATTTAGACAATTTCTATAACAACACTTATGAAAGAttaattcaaaacatatttatagACTAGCTCTTGGAATAAAACATCACTTTAGGTGGTAAACTGGTGTTTTAAATTACCCCTCACCCATACAAACATCATCATCCATTTTGGACAAGATTCTTGACACTGTGCCAACAGGACAGGCCTTGACAACCCACAAAGAGCCCTTGAACCTCCCACCCTCCCTGAACTGGTTTATATTCAGTGATACAATAACTACTCCCCAGGGCCCTACATACCCTATAAAACTTCAAAATCCACtgctatattttataaaatctccCAAATATGAATATTCATTACAGAAAGAGAACACTGTTCCTagatcattttctttccttgtctggTTCCTGGTACCTCACACATCAGCCATGTAAAGACCACCTTTAATGGAGGAAGGACTGCACAGTAGGCAGCCACTGCTCCTGAGGGGTGAGGCCTCTTACCTCTCTCCTATGAGTTAAGTAGGTTTAACACCACAAGCCTCTTACAGAAACAGttccaaaaacaaaattcatggTACGTCCTGTTGATGTGTTTCAATCTATGTCATGTTTAATTAATGTAAGCAATTAAGAACTTGGCAAACAATTGTAAATGTTTGGGTTATCAATACTTCTGTTGTCTTCTATCAAAGAAATTGTAAGTGTGGATGCCTCTGCTTACTTGATTCATGCTGCAAATGtctgaaagatggctcagaatgGAAAGCAAGTCAAAAGGACACTGCAGGCCAAGACAGACATTTCCTCTGATTAGCATGTTGCATAATATATAGCACGATGTCTTAAGAATGCTCTAGGGACACTAGGGAGCAGTGTCCCTGGTGTCAGGATCTATGTTTTCTTTGTGTGCCCACATGCAGGTGTGGGGTGTGTATGCTGGTGGTGTATACGTAAGGGCAGTTGCCCATTCCTAGGCTTGGTACAGCCACCACTTGGTCACTTCTGACCTACATGAAGCCCACAACTGTCACAAGGGTCCTTGCCTACTATGTCCTCAAGAGTGTAAGTTCAATTTTCTGCCCATACCTAGGctcacaataaaaaacaaaagatgcCCTGAATTCTCTATTAAGCCAACAGCTCTCCTTACCCAAGTGTGATGCTCTTCCTCCCaagcctctccttccctcttctgctGGGCTCCTGCTCTCTGACATGCCACTTCCCTCTTCTGCTACTTCCTGAACCTGGCTTGGCTGGAGTGGGACTGTCCTCTGACTAATGAGCAGGCTCTTAGTTCCGACCTGGACTAGCTTCTGAGACCAGACCCCTGCAGTTGCCACACATTTCTTTCCCCACCAGCTCCCAGTATTCGATGAACACTGGCCAGACTGACCTGACAAATGGAGGGAAGTGCTGGGCAGATGTGGCTTGTCTTGGGAATGCACAGTACTATGAGGAGCCATCCCATCCCTACgtggagggagggggacagaCTCCACCTACTATAAAGCAACCTAAGAGCCCTGTGAAGAGTCACAGGTGAAAGTGATTTTCAAAAAGGCTTGTTGGTAGATGCTAGAAACAGAAGATGTGAGGAGATGCTCATATCTGAGAACAAAAGGCTGGTGCCAAACTCAGCCTCAGCCCTCTGGAGTAAGGATCTGGGATCCTGCCAACACAACCCCACCACTCTGCATGCCCAAGTCAAGGAAGACAATATCCCAGAAGTAAAAAGCCATAGCCATAGCTACCAGCAAGGCTGGAACCTTGTCTTTTCTGCAAAAATTTTGATGGCTCTTAAACTAGATGGCATAGAGGCCTGGGCATGGTGAAGAGACTCTTGGCTCATAGAGCATCCATGCAGTGcacattttctaaagaaatgcACTCCTGAGACCAGTTCAGTGGGAAGAAGAGGACTACTTCGTtgccccctcctttcttcctttgaagcCAGACTGTGCATCAGTTAGAAGGCTCCCAGTGGGGACAACAACTTGAAGCGAATGCTGAAGAACAGCATGGTGAGTCTGGCTGATGAGAAGTTccgcctcagcctccagagcagtgCTGAGGGGCCCAGGGACAGGCACTGTCTGCCTGGCCTGCTCTCTGCTACACTGGCTGTCAGATTCTGGGTTGGGCCAATTAAGGGATCtttgagggaaagaaaaaataaaaccctagTAAATCCAATTTAGCAATTCCAGGCTCTCTCTGCTGATTGTTATTGCTCCCTCTAAGTGCCTCCAAAtgatccatgtataaaataaactcACGCCTAGAGAGAACGGATATCCCAGAAAGCGGGAACCTTTGTCTCTGGAAGCCTGTCAGTTCCATGCAACAACACAAGTCTAGAGAAAAAGGCTCACAGCACCACTGCAGCTGTGCCTGGCCACTGTGCTGCTGCCCCAGCCAGGACGGCCCAGCTGGCAGCAGGGCCAGTCCCATGACAGTGGCATTTCCTAGGCCTTATCAGTTTGCTTGTGTCCAATACCCTCTAAACGGAACGTCAGTGCAATAGAGGATGTTTGTCTGTGTCTGGGGAAGCAATTTCAACTCCCTTCACTCCTATTCACCCCTGACCAGAGCAACAAATAAAGATGGTCAGAGAATCTGGAGGAATCCCGGTCCTAGGCAgagaccactgagccacagctaCTATTCCTGATGGCCACTCGGATGATAGATTAGTGCCCCTGAATGTGGACGAAGAGCTATGAAAGGACCACCAGACTCCTACCTCATCCAGGAGAGGATGCCTCTCCGCTAAGGGATCAAAAGGTATGAATAGGAAGAGTGCTGGTCCTTTCTTCAGCTCATTGTTCAATAGCAGACTCTTGCCTCCATGGGGCTGTAGCCATCGGAAGAGGGTCTCTTGGTTTTCTGAGGCCCACTTATAGATGTTCTCAGCTGTGAAGTTCATgacttccctggggaagacctgccAAGGACAAATTGGAGAGAATAAAACAGGTGAGTAGGAAAAGGCGGAGCCAAAGTGCCAGCACTGTCCTCCAGAGGCCTGGTCAAGCCGCACTGTGAGGGAGAAAAAAGCACCCAGAAAAGGCACCACTGCTGGCTGTAAAGCCCACTCAGCCCACCTCTCCAACAATCTCAACAGGTGTCTCAACAAATGGGAGAAAGCCACCATGGGAGCAGGAGGTCACTGTCACACCACCTTTGGCTGAGATCAACTCACCTATTCACAGATACTCCCCTGCCTTCAGGTGGCTGTAATGACCGCTAATCACTTTGTCTAAGGAGGGTTACAGAATCTAGGCCTACTGTCCTTGGTGACAGGATGTTAAGAGCTTTACCTTATGCTTGTCAGAGGCCCGGGTGGAGCTTCCACTAGGCAGAGGCTATAAAGGCTTTGTTCGTGGTTACCCCAGTAACTGGACAAATCCCTGGCACAGAACAGGGACTCAACAGACACTTGATCAAATCAGTGAGTGACCTAAGTGCTACATTTTGTGTGtagcaggaaggaaagagacacctGGCATTTTGGCTTTGTTCTTCTGTAACATGAAAGTTTGTAAGTCCAATGATAAAAATCAGAGCTTCAAATAATTTCCAGAGTGGAAGGTATCACAAGATTAAGCATGTGGTAACCACCAGAATGGAGATTTAAATGACCTTATAATGAATGTGCCCGCTGCTTCTGATCTGTAAGCCACTACTATTCCAATGACACTTCTTCTGATAAAAGGAATCAGCTGATAAACAACTGAAAGCACCCGAGTGAGGCGGCAAGCCTGGACAGTTTCAGAATCACTTTACGGttctccttttctccatttccccttccttgctGCCCCATGCTATAAATACATGGAGGCTGAACCAATGGCGCAAGACAATGAGAAGTAGCAGAGCAGATGAAGTGACAAGCCAGACGGGAACAAGGAAAGTGGGAGGCAGTGGGAGAGGCCATCACAGCAGTGATGCTCAGAGTACGACAGTGAGGGCTTAGAACACACGtcaacatttccatttggaaaacacaaaaatacatttaggaatataaatAGCAAGAAGAAAAACACACTATCTGAGATATGAGAGACAGATGCTAAAATGACTAGCAAACAAGGGGCACTGCGTGGTGAGTGCGCAACAGCACTTGAAAAGACCCATGACCCTAAGCTAAGGGCAGAAACCGTCACTGGATCTGAAAGCCAGTGATTCTGTCAACAATGAAAACACCTcagagggccagtgagagggttcaatggataaaagcacttgaccccaagcctgacgacctgtgTTCCATTCCTAGGAATGGAAatatatggtggaaggagagaatcaactcctgcaaattgtccttgGACCCCCACACACGCGCGTgttggggtgtgggtgtggggagatgGAGTGAAGGTCAGCGCACAGCCACAGGCGTCAGTCTTCACCTTCtccttgtttgaggcagagtctcttgttcAGTACTGCATACACCAGGCTAACCAGCCTGGGAGCATCCAGGgattctgtctcttccttccttgtctccATAGGAATGACATAAGATTACAGATGGATTGCTACCCCCAGCTTTATGTGGTTCTAGGaatctgaattcaggttctcCCACTAGCTTTACtcaatgacaaaaataaacataactaaaaataaaatacttcagaAAAATAACCTGTCAGCAGTGACTGTGGAAGTAGCAAGGACACAGATGTGAAGCTCAATGCTCAGAAGTAGGTAAGTGGCAGCAGTCCCagcaaaaaagcaaatgaaatcagGGAACAAAGAAGACAATGAGAACCTAGGATCTCTGAGGGAGAGGCTATCAACTTCTCCCTATGTCTTGACAAGAACTTCAACACTCCACTGTTATTGTAGGAGAAAAGCCCCTCCCATTCCTGTTCTTCATACAAGAACAAATCAACAACACTGCCCAGTGGAAGCTAATCTCAGAGAACATGGGCCCAGAGCAAGAAATCACCAACTGAGTAACTGCAGTTTCAATCAAGAAGGGCAACTAACAAAGCTGTATCACAATCTAAGAATCTAAGCAAACAAGTTCTAGACAGTGCATTCAAGAGCCCTCTAATGCAGATTCTTACCAGGGGCTGGGCTCTAGGGTAGGCTTATAGGAATTCTCAATGTGCATATAAAATCACGTGCTCTTTCCTAGGGAGAAGTCCATACATTTCATCCAGTTCTCAATTGAGTCTGTGACCTAcagaaggttaagaaccactgcactaatacaaatgtgattttaaaatacttacaaGTGATGTGTTGAAATGTCTATGTAAATACACACTTCCAGAGTGTACTAAGGATACCAGTTTCGCAAGATGTTTATTTGTGATAACCCCAAATCGTACTGTTCCTAGGTAATCTGAAACAgaaaattttcctttattaaagAGGAGGCCTAGGCCTTAAAACAACCCCAAACCCATTGATCCAGTCCTAATGTGCCTATCCCCTAGGACAAGGCTGCTGCTAACCTGGCCTGTCCCCGGGAGGAGCAGCTGCAGAAGGTGGACTCTTCACTCCAATCACTTAAGCTGAGGAGACTAAAACCACCTGCAGTGAGCTGGCCTGTCTGCTTTGCCACCCTGTACCCCTGCTCAAACAAGCCTACCTCTGGGCCAAAGCACAAGCTGGTGTCTCTGGACATGGCCAGCTCCTTGTCATCACTCATCTTGTTCTCACCATCCCTGACTACCCATGTACCCAGGGGACGGAAGCTCTGGGGAGATGTTGGGACTCGATCCTATTTTGATGGCACTTTTAAGTACCTATATtgtcttattcatttatttagatttttcttcaTCCAAATTCCTCTTAGGAATTCAAGTTCTTATTTATTGCTGGTACCCTAATTGGAGGAGtatgactctgaacttctgatcttcctgcctccaccttcccagtactagaattacaggaaTGTGTCACCACAAGCAGTTTATGgggtactagggatcaaacccagggttttatgcatgctaggcaagcattctatcaactgagTGGCATTGCATGCCACTAAATATATGTGAAATGAATGAATCTagcatatacaaagaactcacacaaactgacatttaaaaaatgatataaatggGCACATCACAGAAAGAGAATGGACCTGGCTAAGCACTACATTGAATAATGAGCAACCTCACTCTGAGTAAAGCAAAACAATACCACTTTTGCCAAACTGCTGAAATTTAAGGCTTAGGAAACACCGAGTACCAGTGGCCAGCAGAGCAATTGGAGCTCTGATACAACACTAGCAGAAAAGGTAAAATTTGGGACTTGACAGAAGTTTGTGGACTGCTAGGGACAAAGGACACCACTAGCAATCTCACATGTGTACTAGGAGTCACACTCAGGGACACTAGCTAGCAGACACTGCACAGATGTAAGAGATGATGAGGCAGAACTATCATAACGCGCAGAAACATCTCCAAGATAGCAGAACCTctgtttaaagaaacaaaacaaataaaacctcaaaCTTGGAAAACAGTATTCTTTTCTTATGGGCACATGGGAGTAGAAGTGTACAGAGAACCTGAAAGGGGGTACAGCTGCACAGTAGTCCCAGGCACTCTGAAGAGTGGGGCAAGAGGAATGCTTGAGCCTAGGAGGAACTTAAGACCAAGCTGGGCAAAATATGGAGACATGTCTCTGAAAGAAGAGTAAAACTGGTATGGTGTTGGGACACAAAGAGAGTTATAGCCTCATATGTGAAGCTttcattactaaaaataaataactaaatttaaATTTGCTGTGTGTGGACAGGCCACATTGTGTGTCTGGAGGTTAAAAGACAACCTCTGctgtaggttctggggataagactcaggctgtcaggcgTGGTAGCAAGTGCCCTTTTCTGCTTAGTTGTAGTAAGATAGGCCTACAAGGCCGAgagatgagccaacctggagtctgcctgagggtctagcaacaggcactgtcagaactcctgatcatgcccagccaatgaggtgTGACCACACAATGTCACCGAATCAGGATgtagcctgggtgctgggaggagggtatataagactctccccattgctgaataaacaagtctgctattcgcttttttttttttttttttttttttttttttatttttttattttttggtttttcgagacagggtttctctgtgtagctttgcatctttcctggatctaagctctgtagaccaggctggcctcgaactcagagatccgcctggctctgcctcctgagtgctgggattaaaggtgtgcgccaccactgcccagcctgctgTCTGCCTTTtacctgactcctggtgtctgtgcccTTGACACTGCACCTCCTcgcccctcccccaagggagctgttaggacccagcaacacttggtctttattatttttcaagaaacATGCAATACTGTAGTGTTTGAACAATTCTAAAATACAGGGGATGAGTAAGATGGCACAGGGAAGAGTGTGTCCTTTCCTATCTTCCCTGCTGTATTACATATGCTAAATAAGATCTTAAATTTCAAATGTCACCAACTTATATCCAAGTAGCCAAAGTATAAAAATATGAAG
This Peromyscus leucopus breed LL Stock chromosome 8b, UCI_PerLeu_2.1, whole genome shotgun sequence DNA region includes the following protein-coding sequences:
- the Txndc11 gene encoding thioredoxin domain-containing protein 11 isoform X4; the encoded protein is MNFTAENIYKWASENQETLFRWLQPHGGKSLLLNNELKKGPALFLFIPFDPLAERHPLLDEITEVALEYNNCHGDQVVERLLQHLRRVEAPVFQSLAPELPAPLPDVQLMSASPCCNTVVVPQGPALSRTHNVCELCVNQTVGGTKPSSVSVPQCSFFEMAAALDSFYLKEQTFYRVVSGSIECSNFLTSYSPFSYYTACCRTISRGVASFTDSEQDVFTAPAIAFSSLEKSCESTALSSIPHIEENRYHFPEVGLTSTTFTGLSCRTNKTLNIYLLDSNLFWLYAERLGAPSSAPVKEFATIVDVKEESHYILDPKQALMKFTIESFIQNFSVLYSPLKRHLTGSDSAQFPSQHLITEVTTDTFWEVTLQKQDVLLLYYTPWCGFCPSLNHIFIQLARLLPEDTFTVARIDVSQNDLPWEFMVDRLPTVLFFPCNRKDLSVKYPGDLPITLPNLLRFILHHSDPASAPQDLGISPPTQECVQNKAALQREHISHVESAMQKLRSEMSSLRRTQEKVEGRLFSARRDGHRLLRRQRALEQQHRLLRRHSQKLQALYVQKARELQELASASETPLPEHSWLKVLVATMERELEGQGGAKEAAPLEKARPNHSKPMGATQLPGDTPPPSATSSTLASERKHENRTD
- the Txndc11 gene encoding thioredoxin domain-containing protein 11 isoform X3, with the protein product MQKTEAFLLFSCNTSVSSEPGVLGFFEFSGSPQPPGYLTFFTSALHSLKKDYLGTVRFGVITNKHLAKLVSLVHSGSVYLHRHFNTSLVFPREVMNFTAENIYKWASENQETLFRWLQPHGGKSLLLNNELKKGPALFLFIPFDPLAERHPLLDEITEVALEYNNCHGDQVVERLLQHLRRVEAPVFQSLAPELPAPLPDVQLMSASPCCNTVVVPQGPALSRTHNVCELCVNQTVGGTKPSSVSVPQCSFFEMAAALDSFYLKEQTFYRVVSGSIECSNFLTSYSPFSYYTACCRTISRGVASFTDSEQDVFTAPAIAFSSLEKSCESTALSSIPHIEENRYHFPEVGLTSTTFTGLSCRTNKTLNIYLLDSNLFWLYAERLGAPSSAPVKEFATIVDVKEESHYILDPKQALMKFTIESFIQNFSVLYSPLKRHLTGSDSAQFPSQHLITEVTTDTFWEVTLQKQDVLLLYYTPWCGFCPSLNHIFIQLARLLPEDTFTVARIDVSQNDLPWEFMVDRLPTVLFFPCNRKDLSVKYPGDLPITLPNLLRFILHHSDPASAPQDLGISPPTQECVQNKAALQREHISHVESAMQKLRSEMSSLRRTQEKVEGRLFSARRDGHRLLRRQRALEQQHRLLRRHSQKLQALYVQKARELQELASASETPLPEHSWLKVLVATMERELEGQGGAKEAAPLEKARPNHSKPMGATQLPGDTPPPSATSSTLASERKHENRTD